One stretch of Armigeres subalbatus isolate Guangzhou_Male chromosome 2, GZ_Asu_2, whole genome shotgun sequence DNA includes these proteins:
- the LOC134215139 gene encoding LOW QUALITY PROTEIN: craniofacial development protein 1-like (The sequence of the model RefSeq protein was modified relative to this genomic sequence to represent the inferred CDS: inserted 2 bases in 1 codon), translating to MDPENYPSDSDASDEDFRPDKDDESASEVDSDESDVEDLDIKDDEAGEKKRKQKSKMPVXQKRKLTDAVGKESKDNNQTEKLQDEEDEERLTDALWADFLSGAGSSNGSTTSTSKMSICTKKELPPKTDIKHVSEKSVSNKSEKSATITKIFEFAGEAVEVTEDVSRSQTLKTASKPALGAFNGNAGTVKQLGARPSGGGLGAVLSQLGKKNKLSTLEKTKLDWNSFKRTQGIEEELQTHNKGKDGFLERQDFLQRADVRQFEIEKSFRQSSKSNR from the exons ATGGATCCAGAAAATTATCCAAGTGATAGTGATGCTAGTGATGAAGATTTCCGTCCAGATAAAGATGATGAATCTGCTAGTGAAGTAGATTCGGATGAATCGGACGTGGAAGACCTAGACATCAAGGACGACGAAGCTGGTGAAAAAAAGCGGaagcaaaaatcaaaaatgccGGT ACAAAAACGAAAGCTGACAGATGCAGTAGGCAAAGAAAGTAAAGATAACAATCAAACGGAAAAATTGCAAgacgaagaagatgaagaacGTTTAACAGATGCGCTTTGGGCGGATTTCCTGTCAGGAGCAGGTAGTTCTAACGGATCCACAACCTCGACATCAAAAATGTCTATCTGCACCAAAAAAGAGTTGCCTCCTAAAACTGACATTAAGCATGTTTCTGAGAAATCAGTTTcaaataaatcagaaaaaagTGCAACAATCaccaaaatttttgaatttgctgGAGAAGCAGTCGAAGTGACGGAGGATGTTTCTAGGAGTCAGACCCTTAAAACAGCTAGTAAACCGGCATTGGGCGCCTTCAACGGAAATGCTGGAACAGTGAAACAATTAGGTGCTAGACCGTCAGGAGGTGGACTCGGGGCAGTATTAAGCCAACTTGGCAAAAAGAATAAATTGAGCACTCTAGAGAAAACAAAGCTCGATTGGAACAGTTTCAAGCGCACCCAAGGAATTGAAGAAGAACTGCAAACCCATAATAAAGGCAAGGATGGCTTCCTTGAGAGACAAGACTTCCTTCAAAGAGCAGACGTGCGACAGTTTGAGATTGAAAAGTCTTTCCGTCAAAGCAGCAAGAGTAACCGataa